One window of the Procambarus clarkii isolate CNS0578487 chromosome 27, FALCON_Pclarkii_2.0, whole genome shotgun sequence genome contains the following:
- the LOC138369240 gene encoding uncharacterized protein — protein sequence MQAERLAGCPSQSPPYTCHVPHISHTPNFSLTQRSCPPTFQYINPPTYQSINPPTYQHINPPTYQHINPPTYQHINPPTYQSINMPTYQTINPPTYQLINPPTYQLITSPTYQPINPPTYQPINPPTYQLINPPTYQPINPPTYQPINPPTYQPINPPTYQPINPPTYQPINPPTYQLINPPTYQPINPPTYQLINPAGCQSSNPPSYLPASFPAYLPASPPAYLPASQPALPPTSLPAS from the coding sequence ATGCAGGCGGAACGGCTGGCAGGCTGTCCCTCACAATCACCCCCATACACTTGTCATGTTCCTCACATTTCCCACACACCCAACTTCTCCCTCACACAGCGATCCTGCCCGCCTACTTTCCAGTACATCAACCCGCCTACTTACCAGTCAATCAACCCGCCTACTTACCAGCATATCAACCCGCCTACTTACCAGCACATCAACCCGCCTACTTACCAGCATATCAACCCGCCTACTTACCAGTCAATCAACATGCCTACTTACCAGACAATCAACCCACCTACTTACCAGCTAATCAACCCGCCTACTTACCAGCTAATCACCTCACCTACTTACCAGCCAATCAACCCGCCTACTTACCAGCCAATCAACCCGCCTACTTACCAGCTAATCAACCCGCCTACTTACCAGCCAATCAACCCGCCTACTTACCAGCCAATCAACCCGCCTACTTACCAGCCAATCAACCCGCCTACTTACCAGCCAATCAACCCGCCTACTTACCAGCCAATCAACCCGCCTACTTACCAGCTAATCAACCCGCCTACTTACCAGCCAATCAACCCGCCTACTTACCAGCTAATCAACCCAGCTGGCTGCCAGTCATCCAACCCTCCCTCCTACCTCCCTGCCAGCTTTCCCGCCTACCTCCCTGCCAGCCCTCCCGCCTACctccctgccagccagccagccctcccGCCTACCTCCCTGCCAGCCAgctag